Proteins encoded within one genomic window of Microcebus murinus isolate Inina chromosome 8, M.murinus_Inina_mat1.0, whole genome shotgun sequence:
- the STK16 gene encoding serine/threonine-protein kinase 16 isoform X1: protein MGHALCVCSRGTVIIDNKRYLFIQKLGEGGFSYVDLVEGLHDGHFYALKRILCHEQQDREEAQREADMHRLFHHPNILRLVAYCLRERGAKHEAWLLLPFFKRGTLWNEIERLKDKGNFLTEDQILQLLLGICRGLEAIHAKGYAHRDLKPTNILLGDEGQPVLMDLGSMNQACIHVEGSRQALTLQDWAAQRCTISYRAPELFSVQSHCVIDERTDVWSLGCVLYAMMFGEGPYDMVFQKGDSVALAVQNQLSIPQSPRHSSAVRQLLASMMTVDPQQRPHIPALLSQLEALQPPVPGQHTTQI, encoded by the exons ATGGGCCACGCGCTGTGTGTCTGCTCTCGGGGAACTGTCATCATTGACAATAAGCGCTACCTCTTTATCCAGAAACTGGGGGAGGG TGGGTTCAGCTATGTGGACCTAGTGGAGGGGTTACATGATGGACACTTCTACGCCCTGAAGCGAATCCTGTGTCATGAGCAGCAGGACCGTGAGGAGGCCCAGCGAGAAGCAGACATGCATCGCCTCTTCCATCACCCCAACATCCTTCGCCTTGTGGCTTACTGTCTGAGGGAGCGGGGTGCTAAACATGAGGCCTGGCTGCTGCTACCTTTCTTCAAG AGAGGTACGCTATGGAACGAGATAGAAAGGCTGAAGGACAAAGGCAACTTCTTGACCGAGGACCAAATCCTTCAGCTGCTGTTGGGTATCTGCAGAGGCCTTGAGGCCATTCATGCCAAGGGTTATGCCCACAG GGACCTGAAGCCCACCAATATCTTGCTTGGAGATGAGGGGCAGCCAGTTTTAATGGACTTGGGTTCTATGAATCAAGCCTGCATCCATGTGGAGGGCTCCCGCCAGGCCCTGACCCTACAG GACTGGGCGGCCCAGCGGTGCACCATCTCCTACCGAGCCCCAGAGCTCTTCTCTGTGCAGAGTCACTGTGTCATCGATGAGCGGACTGATGTCTGG TCCCTAGGCTGCGTGCTATATGCCATGATGTTTGGGGAAGGCCCTTATGACATGGTGTTCCAGAAGGGTGACAGTGTGGCTCTTGCTGTACAGAACCAACTCAGCATCCCGCAAAGCCCCAG gcATTCTTCAGCAGTACGGCAGCTGCTGGCATCGATGATGACTGTGGACCCCCAGCAGCGCCCTCACATTCCTGCCCTCCTCAGCCAATTGGAGGCACTGCAGCCTCCAGTTCCTGGCCAGCACACTACCCAAATCTGA
- the STK16 gene encoding serine/threonine-protein kinase 16 isoform X3, translating to MGHALCVCSRGTVIIDNKRYLFIQKLGEGDLKPTNILLGDEGQPVLMDLGSMNQACIHVEGSRQALTLQDWAAQRCTISYRAPELFSVQSHCVIDERTDVWSLGCVLYAMMFGEGPYDMVFQKGDSVALAVQNQLSIPQSPRHSSAVRQLLASMMTVDPQQRPHIPALLSQLEALQPPVPGQHTTQI from the exons ATGGGCCACGCGCTGTGTGTCTGCTCTCGGGGAACTGTCATCATTGACAATAAGCGCTACCTCTTTATCCAGAAACTGGGGGAGGG GGACCTGAAGCCCACCAATATCTTGCTTGGAGATGAGGGGCAGCCAGTTTTAATGGACTTGGGTTCTATGAATCAAGCCTGCATCCATGTGGAGGGCTCCCGCCAGGCCCTGACCCTACAG GACTGGGCGGCCCAGCGGTGCACCATCTCCTACCGAGCCCCAGAGCTCTTCTCTGTGCAGAGTCACTGTGTCATCGATGAGCGGACTGATGTCTGG TCCCTAGGCTGCGTGCTATATGCCATGATGTTTGGGGAAGGCCCTTATGACATGGTGTTCCAGAAGGGTGACAGTGTGGCTCTTGCTGTACAGAACCAACTCAGCATCCCGCAAAGCCCCAG gcATTCTTCAGCAGTACGGCAGCTGCTGGCATCGATGATGACTGTGGACCCCCAGCAGCGCCCTCACATTCCTGCCCTCCTCAGCCAATTGGAGGCACTGCAGCCTCCAGTTCCTGGCCAGCACACTACCCAAATCTGA
- the STK16 gene encoding serine/threonine-protein kinase 16 isoform X2: MGHALCVCSRGTVIIDNKRYLFIQKLGEGGFSYVDLVEGLHDGHFYALKRILCHEQQDREEAQREADMHRLFHHPNILRLVAYCLRERGAKHEAWLLLPFFKRGTLWNEIERLKDKGNFLTEDQILQLLLGICRGLEAIHAKGYAHRDLKPTNILLGDEGQPVLMDLGSMNQACIHVEGSRQALTLQSLGCVLYAMMFGEGPYDMVFQKGDSVALAVQNQLSIPQSPRHSSAVRQLLASMMTVDPQQRPHIPALLSQLEALQPPVPGQHTTQI, translated from the exons ATGGGCCACGCGCTGTGTGTCTGCTCTCGGGGAACTGTCATCATTGACAATAAGCGCTACCTCTTTATCCAGAAACTGGGGGAGGG TGGGTTCAGCTATGTGGACCTAGTGGAGGGGTTACATGATGGACACTTCTACGCCCTGAAGCGAATCCTGTGTCATGAGCAGCAGGACCGTGAGGAGGCCCAGCGAGAAGCAGACATGCATCGCCTCTTCCATCACCCCAACATCCTTCGCCTTGTGGCTTACTGTCTGAGGGAGCGGGGTGCTAAACATGAGGCCTGGCTGCTGCTACCTTTCTTCAAG AGAGGTACGCTATGGAACGAGATAGAAAGGCTGAAGGACAAAGGCAACTTCTTGACCGAGGACCAAATCCTTCAGCTGCTGTTGGGTATCTGCAGAGGCCTTGAGGCCATTCATGCCAAGGGTTATGCCCACAG GGACCTGAAGCCCACCAATATCTTGCTTGGAGATGAGGGGCAGCCAGTTTTAATGGACTTGGGTTCTATGAATCAAGCCTGCATCCATGTGGAGGGCTCCCGCCAGGCCCTGACCCTACAG TCCCTAGGCTGCGTGCTATATGCCATGATGTTTGGGGAAGGCCCTTATGACATGGTGTTCCAGAAGGGTGACAGTGTGGCTCTTGCTGTACAGAACCAACTCAGCATCCCGCAAAGCCCCAG gcATTCTTCAGCAGTACGGCAGCTGCTGGCATCGATGATGACTGTGGACCCCCAGCAGCGCCCTCACATTCCTGCCCTCCTCAGCCAATTGGAGGCACTGCAGCCTCCAGTTCCTGGCCAGCACACTACCCAAATCTGA